In one Mycobacteriales bacterium genomic region, the following are encoded:
- a CDS encoding glutamate decarboxylase has product MVSRHTSSGEPDAEYTVTPAYTQRLDLQPIPKFRMPDEGTEPVAAYRLIHDELLLDGSSRLNLATFVTTWMEPEADLLMAEAFDKNMIDKDEYPQTADIERRCVNMVAHMFNADARGNATGTSTIGSSEAVMLAGLAMKWKWRSRRVAAKQPTDRPNMILGSNVQVVWEKFCRYWDVEPRYIPMQPGRYVVTPDEVVERIDENTIGVVAILGTTYTGEYEPIKEIHDAVVAHNEANGLSVPVHVDAASGGFVAPFLQPDLEWDFRLPMVKSINVSGHKYGLVYPGVGFVVWREAEDLPEDLVFHVNYLGGDMPTFTLNFSRPGNQIVGQYYNFLRLGWSGYRKVMQSLRELAVRTAKRVEEVGPFTLLSDGTAIPVFSFMLKKDVPYTVFDVSERLRTDGWQVPAYTMPDAATDVAVMRVVVREGFSYDLSEALIDSLKNAVDFLTKNPPRASTARPGFSHT; this is encoded by the coding sequence ATGGTGAGCAGGCATACGTCGAGCGGGGAGCCGGACGCGGAATATACGGTGACCCCGGCCTACACCCAACGGCTCGACCTGCAGCCGATCCCCAAGTTCCGGATGCCGGATGAGGGCACCGAACCGGTGGCCGCCTACCGGCTGATTCACGACGAATTGCTGCTCGACGGCAGTTCCCGGCTGAACCTGGCGACCTTCGTCACGACGTGGATGGAGCCGGAGGCCGACCTGCTGATGGCCGAGGCGTTCGACAAGAACATGATCGACAAGGACGAGTATCCGCAGACCGCGGACATCGAGCGTCGCTGCGTCAACATGGTCGCCCACATGTTCAATGCCGATGCGCGCGGCAACGCCACGGGTACGTCGACGATCGGCTCGAGTGAGGCCGTGATGCTCGCCGGGCTGGCCATGAAATGGAAGTGGCGGTCCCGGCGGGTGGCCGCGAAGCAGCCGACGGACCGGCCGAACATGATTCTCGGATCCAACGTGCAGGTGGTGTGGGAGAAGTTCTGCCGCTACTGGGACGTCGAGCCGCGTTACATACCGATGCAGCCCGGTCGTTACGTCGTCACCCCGGACGAGGTCGTCGAGCGGATCGACGAAAACACCATTGGTGTCGTCGCGATCCTCGGCACCACCTACACCGGCGAATACGAGCCCATCAAGGAGATCCACGACGCGGTCGTCGCCCACAACGAGGCCAACGGGCTGTCGGTGCCGGTGCACGTGGATGCCGCGAGCGGCGGGTTCGTCGCGCCGTTCCTCCAGCCCGATCTCGAGTGGGACTTCCGGCTGCCGATGGTCAAGTCCATCAACGTCTCCGGTCACAAGTACGGGCTGGTCTACCCCGGTGTGGGATTCGTGGTCTGGCGCGAAGCCGAGGATCTCCCCGAGGACCTGGTCTTCCATGTGAACTACCTGGGTGGCGACATGCCCACCTTCACCCTCAACTTCTCCCGGCCGGGCAACCAGATCGTCGGCCAGTACTACAACTTCCTCCGGTTGGGCTGGTCCGGATACCGGAAGGTGATGCAGTCGCTGCGCGAGCTCGCCGTACGCACCGCGAAGCGGGTCGAAGAGGTGGGCCCGTTCACCCTGCTGAGCGACGGTACGGCGATCCCCGTCTTCTCCTTCATGCTCAAGAAGGACGTTCCCTATACCGTCTTCGACGTATCCGAACGGCTGCGGACCGACGGCTGGCAGGTCCCCGCCTACACCATGCCCGACGCCGCCACCGACGTCGCGGTGATGCGGGTCGTGGTCCGCGAAGGATTCAGCTACGACCTCTCCGAGGCGCTGATCGACTCGCTGA